A region from the Methanofollis liminatans DSM 4140 genome encodes:
- a CDS encoding KH domain-containing protein, whose protein sequence is MIQEIRIGTNRVGSLIGKGGLTKRKLEEKTGAAITIDSEEGLVKVEGEDPVGALRAAEVVTAIGRGFSPERAFILLEDDDLVLDVIDLSGIEPSPQQQERLRGRIIGKAGRAREQIENMAGIELSVQGKTVAMIGLPDQLKNARTAIDMLINGVPHEAVFSFLEKKRREEKENILDYYY, encoded by the coding sequence ATGATACAGGAAATCAGGATCGGGACAAACAGGGTGGGCTCCCTCATCGGAAAGGGTGGGCTTACCAAGAGGAAACTCGAAGAGAAGACCGGCGCCGCCATCACCATCGACAGCGAGGAAGGGCTGGTGAAGGTCGAGGGCGAGGACCCGGTGGGAGCGCTGCGGGCGGCAGAGGTCGTCACCGCAATCGGCCGGGGTTTCTCGCCGGAACGGGCCTTCATCCTCCTTGAGGATGACGACCTGGTCCTGGACGTGATCGATCTCTCCGGGATCGAGCCCTCGCCGCAGCAGCAGGAGCGCCTCCGCGGGCGGATCATCGGCAAGGCCGGACGGGCGCGCGAGCAGATCGAGAACATGGCCGGGATCGAGCTCTCGGTGCAGGGCAAGACCGTGGCGATGATCGGGCTGCCCGATCAGCTCAAGAACGCCCGCACCGCCATCGACATGCTGATCAACGGCGTTCCTCACGAGGCGGTATTCTCCTTCCTGGAGAAGAAGCGGCGCGAAGAGAAGGAAAATATCCTGGACTACTACTACTAG
- a CDS encoding type II glyceraldehyde-3-phosphate dehydrogenase codes for MIKVAINGYGTIGKRVADAVAAQPDMEVVGVSKTKPSAEAYVARQRGYPLYIAEMSKRQAFEDAGLEIAGDVTDMIKHADVVVDATPGGIGEKNKKLYELYGVKAIWQGGEDHEVAGFSFCSSCNYNEAKNRQFVRVVSCNTTGLCRIIHAMDERYGVGRVRATMVRRGSDPGEIKKGPVDAIVLNPVKVPSHHGPDVQTVLPQIDITTMAMIVPTTFMHMHALQMDLKSDATKEEILAIIEAHPRMGLVRPGTGITSTAELREYAQDLGRPRADLYESAIFADSIGLVGRELFLFQAIHQEADVVVENVDAIRAMMNAVDEAAVSIEMTNRALGFTAI; via the coding sequence ATGATCAAGGTAGCAATCAACGGATACGGCACCATCGGCAAGCGTGTCGCCGATGCGGTCGCTGCTCAGCCTGATATGGAAGTTGTCGGCGTCTCCAAGACCAAGCCGAGCGCCGAGGCCTACGTCGCCAGGCAACGCGGCTACCCGCTCTATATTGCCGAGATGAGCAAACGCCAGGCCTTCGAGGACGCCGGCCTCGAGATCGCCGGCGACGTCACCGATATGATCAAGCACGCCGACGTCGTGGTGGACGCCACGCCCGGCGGGATCGGGGAGAAGAACAAGAAGCTCTACGAGCTCTACGGCGTGAAGGCGATCTGGCAGGGCGGCGAGGACCACGAGGTCGCCGGGTTCTCGTTCTGCTCGTCCTGCAACTACAACGAGGCGAAGAACCGGCAGTTCGTGCGGGTCGTCTCCTGCAACACCACCGGGCTGTGCCGGATCATCCACGCGATGGACGAGCGCTACGGTGTCGGACGGGTGCGGGCGACGATGGTTCGCCGCGGCTCCGACCCCGGCGAGATCAAGAAGGGGCCGGTCGATGCGATCGTCCTCAACCCGGTGAAGGTGCCGAGCCACCACGGCCCTGACGTCCAGACCGTCCTGCCGCAGATCGACATCACCACGATGGCGATGATCGTCCCGACGACCTTCATGCACATGCACGCCCTCCAGATGGACCTGAAGTCCGACGCCACGAAGGAGGAGATCCTGGCGATCATCGAGGCGCACCCGCGGATGGGGCTGGTCAGGCCCGGCACCGGGATCACGAGCACGGCCGAACTGCGGGAGTACGCCCAGGACCTCGGGCGGCCGCGCGCCGACCTCTACGAGAGCGCCATCTTCGCCGACTCGATCGGCCTCGTGGGCCGGGAGCTCTTCCTCTTCCAGGCGATCCACCAGGAGGCGGACGTCGTCGTCGAGAACGTGGATGCGATCAGGGCGATGATGAACGCCGTCGACGAGGCCGCCGTCTCGATCGAGATGACGAACCGGGCGCTCGGGTTCACGGCGATCTAA
- a CDS encoding serine protein kinase RIO produces MAKDREGKDFDRKLEEMGIRIKDENTRKVRGEVFDEETLLALYRLVHRKKISAIGGSISTGKEANVFIGEREGAPVAIKIYRIRNANFKAMAEYILGDPRFASVRRSRKEIVFTWTKKEFANLRRAREAGVPVPEPYAFERNILIMEFIGEGDIPAQQIRSVGLSDPATAYRAVVDEIKRLYQEARLVHGDLSEYNILWQDKPYIIDMGQAVTRDHPNAGTFLIRDIRNVNRFFSALCEVEDEEALMREVTGGAIKRLGDRDR; encoded by the coding sequence ATGGCAAAGGACAGGGAAGGTAAGGATTTCGACCGGAAGCTCGAGGAGATGGGCATCCGGATCAAAGACGAGAACACCCGCAAGGTGCGCGGGGAGGTCTTCGACGAGGAGACCCTCCTCGCCCTGTACCGCCTTGTCCACCGGAAGAAGATATCGGCGATCGGCGGCTCGATCTCCACCGGAAAAGAGGCGAACGTCTTTATCGGGGAGCGCGAGGGTGCGCCGGTGGCGATCAAGATCTACCGGATACGCAACGCCAACTTCAAGGCGATGGCCGAGTACATCCTCGGCGATCCGCGCTTCGCCTCGGTGCGCCGGAGCCGCAAGGAGATCGTCTTCACCTGGACGAAAAAGGAGTTCGCAAACCTGAGGCGCGCCCGGGAGGCCGGCGTCCCGGTCCCCGAACCCTATGCCTTCGAGCGCAACATCCTGATCATGGAGTTCATCGGGGAAGGCGACATTCCTGCCCAGCAGATCCGCTCGGTGGGCCTTTCCGACCCGGCGACGGCCTACCGTGCGGTGGTCGACGAGATCAAACGTCTCTACCAGGAGGCGCGGCTCGTCCACGGTGACCTGAGTGAATACAATATACTCTGGCAGGACAAACCCTATATCATCGATATGGGCCAGGCGGTCACCCGCGATCACCCGAACGCCGGCACCTTTCTGATCAGGGATATCAGGAACGTCAACCGGTTTTTCTCCGCCCTCTGCGAGGTCGAGGACGAGGAGGCGCTGATGCGCGAGGTAACCGGCGGGGCGATCAAACGGCTCGGTGATAGGGATCGGTGA
- a CDS encoding tyrosine--tRNA ligase: protein MDPYSLATRNTVEIVTDEELRALLDQPARSVYAGYEPSGEIHLGHLVTVNKLMDLQKAGFEVTVLLADLHAFLNHKGTLDEVRETAEYNRRCFEALGLKGAKYVMGTDLQLHPDYELLVLQLSQEVTVNRAKRSMDEVGRGMDHPAVSQMVYPIMQMADIAMLGVDAAVGGIDQRKIHMLAREHLPAMGYPSPVCIHTPILNGLDGKKMSSSAGNLISVADSEDDIRAKMKKAFCPPEVEENPVLQVLKYHIFPRFETVNLSRPEKFGGDLAFASYEAVEAAYGAGKVHPLDLKKMTADYLVEMLAGVHDAVA from the coding sequence ATGGATCCATACTCCCTTGCCACGCGCAACACGGTAGAGATCGTCACCGACGAGGAGCTGCGGGCTCTCCTCGACCAGCCCGCCAGATCGGTCTATGCGGGCTACGAGCCCTCAGGAGAGATCCATCTCGGCCACCTGGTGACCGTGAACAAACTCATGGACCTGCAGAAGGCCGGGTTCGAGGTGACCGTCCTGCTCGCCGACCTTCATGCGTTCCTGAATCACAAGGGCACCCTCGACGAGGTCAGGGAGACCGCCGAGTACAACCGCCGCTGCTTCGAGGCCCTCGGCCTCAAGGGCGCAAAATACGTGATGGGCACCGACCTCCAGCTCCACCCGGACTACGAACTCCTGGTCCTGCAGCTCTCGCAGGAGGTGACCGTGAACCGGGCGAAGCGTTCGATGGACGAGGTCGGCCGCGGCATGGACCACCCGGCGGTATCGCAGATGGTCTACCCGATCATGCAGATGGCCGATATCGCCATGCTCGGCGTGGACGCCGCCGTCGGCGGGATCGACCAGCGGAAGATCCACATGCTCGCCCGCGAGCACCTCCCGGCGATGGGCTACCCCTCCCCGGTCTGCATCCACACCCCGATCCTCAACGGCCTGGACGGGAAGAAGATGTCCTCCTCGGCCGGAAACCTCATCTCGGTCGCCGACTCAGAGGACGATATCAGGGCGAAGATGAAGAAGGCCTTCTGCCCGCCCGAAGTCGAGGAGAACCCGGTGCTCCAGGTGCTGAAGTACCACATCTTCCCCCGCTTCGAGACGGTGAACCTCAGCCGGCCCGAGAAGTTCGGCGGCGACCTTGCGTTCGCCTCGTACGAGGCCGTCGAGGCCGCCTACGGCGCCGGAAAGGTCCACCCCCTCGACCTGAAGAAGATGACCGCAGACTATCTCGTCGAGATGCTCGCCGGCGTCCATGACGCCGTGGCGTGA